DNA from Cygnus atratus isolate AKBS03 ecotype Queensland, Australia chromosome 7, CAtr_DNAZoo_HiC_assembly, whole genome shotgun sequence:
AGGAATAGCTGATTAATGGTACACATCTGCATGCAGAGCTTTCTCATGAAAGCGTGTCTGTTCATGAAGATAGTGCCACTGTGGAATCTTGTGGTTCCTcaatggcaggaaaaaaacttctgtCCTTTCTAAGTAGAATCCTCACCTTACGTTAACCCCCCCACAGGCATAAGTCTTtgaaggtttgtttttctcttcacttttctCCTGGTGCTAAAGAAGCCAGCTTACAAAACACAGActgccttttcttctgcctgcatTTTTATAGTTCTCGTGAGGAGATGTTTTAATTCCATCCCCTCAGGTTCCTCCTCAGGCTTATTTTGCCCTGAGAAGCTGGTTGGTGACTTAACGCAAGTCAAGAAAGATCCTAAAAGGTTTAACTCTGTTGTTCAAAAAGGCTGTTATGCCTTTAACTGCTTTTGCATTAAACCTTTGAGTCTCATTGCTTTCCCATATGTGCTTTTACAAGTGGTCACAGATGGAGAAAAACGGGCCCCAGTCTTCAgagatattttaataataagcATTGCACAGGCCAGCTTCTGCATACTTTAGCCTCTGTAAAGGGGATTTAAGACTACAGAATCCATACGTGGGCAAGTACAGGGCCAACTCTCTGTCCTGTCCCCCTGACTGATGCACTAGTCCTTGTGAATCCCATTGTGCTGCGCTCCTCAAGCACAGGTGAGGCATTTCTGTAGCCCTCTGTGTTGTGGACTAAACCGTCGGGCCCGGTTCTGAGGACAGCAAAATGGGACGTGCTCCTTAGGGTAGTTCTTTGGGACCAAGTTCTAATGCAAGCAGTCTAAAGTATGGGAAGAGAAGTGGagcttttcctgtcttttaatTATTCCAGGGTTCAGAAGACCGTGGTGTCTGTGTGCTGAGGAAGAACACTGAAGTCTGACTCCATCATCCACTGTCTCTTTTTGAAGAGCATCTGTGTATGACCAAAATCTGGTCAGATTGGCTCTAAAAGAGGACACAGCTAGGGACATATGCAGTATAGCTCCAGACTGAATTCAGCCCTTTCTTTCTGGGGTTGGAGTATGCCTGGTTTTTGGTCCCATCATTAGGTCTAGTCCTATTTGGCACTGTTCACACAATGTCCTGcattccctcagcctgctgagAACTGTTGTGTTTTATGTACACTTACACGTGTGACAATTATTAGTTAAGGATGGAGTGCAAAATGCAATTTCCAAAATGGCTTTAGTTTTACTTTGACTAGGTGTTGTTGCATATACTTACCATGTTCAGATTTTGTATGTTGCCCCCAGCTATATAACAGAGTATTTGTCCACAAAACTTATCCATGTTTGTACAGAACTCCGTCACAGGTCCTTTCATAAATCCAATCTGGTGCATGGTTCCTTTCCAGCCAAGTGTTAactgagggaagggaaaagtgcaacacttttttttttttcttttcgtgTTACAGGAGCATTTTATGCAGGAAACTATTGCTAATATTCTTGCCTCTTAACTCTATAGTCAGAGATTTCTGAAACAGCTTGACCTCCCAGTATGCCTTAAAACGTCTTCTTCCCCATAGTGCACCACATGTCCTTCCTGACTCATATTACTGTCTTCAGTCCTGGAGGAAACCATCCTTCCATTTCTAGCGTAGTGACCTTAGTGCTCACTCATTTCTGAAGTCTGAGATCATCATGGCTGTTATTCCAAGTCTGTTTTAGTTCCTTCTGCACAAGGCTAGCAAGATGTTAGTTAACAGCAAGAGTCCTATGGCGAGACAGTTTCACAAGTCTCCTGCTTCACTGGAACCTGCTGCTGCAAGCCCCATCTTCCTGTTCTCCAGTGCTCCCCCCCAGAgtttcagaagagatttttcaaGAGCACTCTGTTCATCCCAAGCATCTCACCCCTTTGGAAGCACTTTGGCTCAGGCTGAGGAACCCTAAAAGGGTAAGCTGGACATTGGGCCtctgaggaggaagaaacacataccctgagcagtgctggaggaagATTTGCTATCTTCATCAGAGGGCTTGTAGCATGCGTGCAGGTGGTTACTGGGCCAAGAGCAAAGAACACTTTTACCCTTTCAGCCAGCTCAGGATATGTAGAAAATGCTATAAAGCCTACAAATATAGAAGAGAGAACATGAGTTAGTGAAGACATTTTCcacaggcaaaaataaacaaataagcaGTAGGTAGCAAACAGGAAGTGAGACTAGATTTGCAGCCCGTCATCTGTTGTCTGTCTTTGCTGTGTGTTTTAGCTAAGGCAAGTGTTGATGTTAAATcctgaaatgaattttatttggGAAGCAGAGTTCATCCTGAGGTTGACAGCATATCTGGACATTGCTTGTATCCAGTTTTTGCAGGTGACATGGCAAGGAGGTTTCTGTGATAAAATCAGATTTCCTCATGAagctatcatttaaaaaatattttttcatattataaTCTCTAAAGGGCTATGTATGTTTGTGCTTCCATGGGGCAGTAGAATACCATGCAGAATACCGGGAACTTTAAGCATTTTCAACTGATTGCATCAAAGGCAGCTGAAGGAAGCATAAATGGTAAGTTTGTTTTGTCATCAGAGTCTTTAAGTACTCTtatgagaggaaaagaaagaaaaggcctGGAGATTTCACAATATATggtttttccacattttcttctcttttttccaggCAGTTAACACTAATGAATGGGCAGTTGATCATTTCTAGTCAATGTTCATTCATGGATCTTGCACATAAACCATAAACATTAGGAACTTTTACCTGGTGCTGAAAGAAAGTTGCATTCGAAAACTACAAAGCTGGTTAATGCTAAAGGTTGTCACTAGGGGAAAACAAGttattaatactttttatttcctaattttcagtctctgacaatgtgtttttaaacagtaatgTGGCCAGTTATATATACACTCATGAACTGTGCTTTTAATTGTAGGATTGGCAATAAGTCATACAACTTTGTAATGTGGAGGttctttttacttgttttctcttatttgaaattttgcatttatgtGCAGTTTTTTCTTATTAGTTTTTCCTTACActtcacaaggaaaataatCCCATGCCTTAGTAGAAAAGATGAACTTAATAAAAATTCCCATTGCtgagaatttcagaaaagtgcCCGGTGCCAGTACTTGGAGCACCCAGTAAGGCTACTGTGTCTCTAATTATTTAAAAGGTTGAACAATGTTTAGATCTACTATTAGATTTATTTGCTTATTAATGGTAACCAAAGCTGTTTTTAGAAAAGTTTCACATATTTTGCAGCTCTCAGCTCAGAAGGCACTTCtccacaaacaagaaaaactgctGAGGCAGTGGGGAGACTCGCCTCCTGATAGATGGGAACACGAATGATTGTGAACCATAAATGTGCTGACCTTACCTGATGCGGTGCCTTCAGAGTGACCAACATAGTATACATCCTTCTGTCCGGTTTTATTCATGATGAAGTACAGCTCTGCTGGAATATCGTATTTACCCATTTCATCAAAGCTACAGGggagaaacacaaaaagctggcAGACTGGCTATCGCAGTGTGTGTTACTGAATGTCAGTCTTGTTCATTGCACCGGGCAGGACCCATTCAAAGATGAGAAGGGGACAGAAGGATGCAGCTGTACTGACAGGTTGCCTGATGCCTAAGGCTctctgcagaggaggagaaaatttTGTCTGTCATATGTGGCCCTTGGGGAAGTGAATTTAATCAGTGCTTTCACTAGCAGGGgttacaaaacacatttctctctTGGTTGACTTAAGCCGTGAGAGATCAGAGATTTCTAGacagggctgctcagcctgtTCCAGCTTGCTCTCCTTCTCACAGAGCTGTCTCCCTTTTTCTCAGCATCCCCTTTCAGTTCCCAGTGTCTGAAATCTCTTCCTCAGCCAGTGCTCCCAACCACAGCTACTACTGACCATACTTCTTGGTCTTGATCTTTATTGTCCTTGGCTTGTGTGGACCCTGTTCTGATGATGTTTTAAGTAAAATACCCATTAGGCTGAAGCTATCTAGTTCCCTTGGACTTTCTATCTTGAATAATTCCCCATCCACAGAGTACCTGAACTGCCAGAACTCTTTCTGGCTGGTTTTAAGGGTCTTGTGTTTTGAAGACCAAGTGTTCCCTCGGCTGTTCCCCAACCAGACATCATAGCCGGCATCTGCAAGGATGAAGCCTAGGCTGTTGTTGGGCAGGTAAGAAAtccagtgggtggcatctcCTAGAAAAGCATGCTGTAGGAAGACTGCAGGCTTTTGccctggaaaaaatgaaagtattctCATATTGGAGCAGTAGTCAACGTCAGTTTAAGATTGGAGTGCAGGGTTTAGTTTGAGAGGCTTTAAATCTTTCCTGCTTATGGAAGCTCCCAGGAGAACTATGTATAGATATTAGGCTGAGAAAACCTAAGGATTTGTCCCATGTAAGCAGTTTAACCATTTCATGACAGGAATGACggataaaaaaatgtaatgaggTGGCTAGTCCCCACCTACTTTTGTGCTAGATAGCCAATGTACAGGTCCTACATTGAAACCAGCTATCTACAGCTGAGAAATGCTGAAGGCAGAACAGCATGTGGAAGAGAGTATCCTGATTCATGTAGGAGTTGGATCTCACACCTTCCTTATGTCCTATAACCATGTCACACCTGTATTTTGCATGTTCCTCCCACTGGGAAttctgaaaacagcaagtaTGTATCCATCCTCGGTGGTAACTTCATACTCCTCGCAGGGGTATCCGTGATATCTGATAATTTCACTCTGTGGGAAGCCAAAGAAGAGCGTGTTAACATAAAAGCCATCCCCTTTTGGAGCGTAAACAAGCTGAACATGCAGGCAAGGCAACCAAGTGTGGAGCTCTTGTCATGAAGGACCTGATGAGACCACCTACACCT
Protein-coding regions in this window:
- the LOC118243672 gene encoding lysosomal acid lipase/cholesteryl ester hydrolase-like codes for the protein MWCLLVLLCSQGAAFSAGFTAPFTLGSEGTQHMKHRNPEDFMNVSEIIRYHGYPCEEYEVTTEDGYILAVFRIPSGRNMQNTGQKPAVFLQHAFLGDATHWISYLPNNSLGFILADAGYDVWLGNSRGNTWSSKHKTLKTSQKEFWQFSFDEMGKYDIPAELYFIMNKTGQKDVYYVGHSEGTASGFIAFSTYPELAERVKVFFALGPVTTCTHATSPLMKIANLPPALLRLTLGWKGTMHQIGFMKGPVTEFCTNMDKFCGQILCYIAGGNIQNLNMSRTDALVAHSPAGTSVQNIIHWHQIAQAGQFQAYDYGSKENMKKYKQPTPPAYNIERISTPIAVWSGGQDKFAGPKDIAKLLSQITNLCYHKHFPEWGHLDFIWGLDATARMYRKIIELMIKYL